The Apium graveolens cultivar Ventura chromosome 11, ASM990537v1, whole genome shotgun sequence genome has a window encoding:
- the LOC141695401 gene encoding uncharacterized protein LOC141695401 — protein MEWVRTCIGFRGMLVMEAQGRSGEPLCSIIVQDNWEASGDFRHKIQRCAESLSDWGKEITGCFNKRIKECYQVLKHLCRKRDDQSVKQYRDTKQQLFFILDQKEIFWCQRSKQLWLSAGDKNTKYFHAACNKRQRMNRIVKLKNESGEWLDWQNGL, from the exons ATGGAATGGGTTAGAACTTGTATTGGTTTTCGGGGGATGTTGGTGATGGAAGCTCAGGGACGAAGTGGAG AGCCACTGTGCAGCATCATTGTTCAAGATAACTGGGAAGCTAGTGGAGACTTCCGGCATAAAATTCAACGATGTGCAGAAAGCTTAAGTGACTGGGGTAAGGAAATAACAGGGTGCTTTAATAAAAGAATTAAAGAATGTTATCAGGTGTTAAAGCATCTTTGCCGAAAACGAGATGATCAATCTGTAAAACAGTACAGGGATACAAAACAGCAGTTGTTTTTTATTCTGGATCAGAAAGAGATTTTCTGGTGTCAACGGTCTAAACAACTTTGGCTCAGTGCTGGAGATAAGAATACGAAGTACTTCCATGCAGCGTGTAATAAGAGACAGAGAATGAATCGTATTGTTAAACTGAAAAATGAGTCAGGAGAATGGCTTGATTGGCAGAACGGACTTTAG